The Hyphomicrobium sp. MC1 genome window below encodes:
- a CDS encoding 1-acyl-sn-glycerol-3-phosphate acyltransferase, which translates to MAQGSLRASAVLTGFFGFTLPLMPVQALLLKVSPAAARRFPNWYHRNVCRILGVKLKIEGQVVDDKPVLLVCNHTSWLDIPVLSAVAPVSFVAKLEVGSWPFVSALARLQRSVFVDRTRRQATGDAATEIMKRLKLGDTIVLFAEGTSSDGNRVLPFKTSLFGAVSGQGATGNGDVVVQTAAVVYTHLRGVPLTRADRPRIGWYGDMEMTSHAWGVLKSGPITATIKISPPVPLSEFKDRKDLALKTERAVRSAVLGILRGRPDDPALIPVEPSQEIRRQKLGLPAARSEKWT; encoded by the coding sequence ATGGCACAGGGATCGCTCCGCGCTTCGGCAGTTCTGACAGGCTTCTTCGGCTTCACGCTGCCGCTGATGCCGGTGCAGGCGTTGCTGCTTAAGGTTTCGCCCGCTGCCGCCCGCCGCTTTCCCAATTGGTATCATCGCAACGTCTGTCGGATTCTCGGCGTCAAACTGAAAATCGAAGGACAGGTCGTTGACGACAAGCCGGTACTGCTCGTCTGCAATCACACCTCCTGGCTCGATATTCCGGTGCTCTCTGCCGTTGCTCCGGTGTCGTTCGTCGCCAAGCTCGAAGTCGGTAGCTGGCCGTTCGTCTCGGCGCTCGCGCGGCTTCAGCGCTCCGTCTTCGTCGATCGCACGCGACGACAAGCAACCGGCGACGCCGCAACCGAAATCATGAAAAGGCTGAAGCTCGGCGATACGATCGTGCTGTTCGCCGAGGGCACATCGAGCGACGGCAATCGCGTACTGCCGTTCAAGACATCCCTGTTCGGCGCAGTCTCAGGTCAAGGCGCAACGGGCAACGGCGACGTCGTCGTACAGACCGCAGCCGTCGTCTATACCCATCTCCGCGGCGTCCCCCTGACCCGCGCCGACCGCCCGCGCATCGGTTGGTACGGTGACATGGAAATGACCTCGCATGCCTGGGGGGTGCTCAAATCCGGGCCGATCACGGCAACGATCAAGATCAGCCCACCCGTCCCGCTTTCGGAATTCAAGGATCGCAAGGACCTGGCGCTCAAGACCGAACGCGCCGTCCGTTCCGCCGTCCTCGGCATTCTGCGCGGCCGCCCCGACGACCCGGCTCTCATCCCCGTCGAGCCGAGCCAGGAAATCCGCCGCCAAAAACTGGGCTTGCCTGCGGCCCGCAGCGAGAAATGGACATAA
- a CDS encoding Fur family transcriptional regulator: protein MTAPSAKSETSIEKRCTEYGLRMTGQRRVIAQVLSAATDHPDVEEVHRRVVAVDARISLSTVYRTLKLFSEKGILERHDFGHGRGRYEPAPREHHDHLVDIETGRVIEFSNSAIEALQERVARELGFELVGHRLELYGVPLGKKKSSARRG, encoded by the coding sequence ATGACCGCACCTTCGGCGAAGTCCGAGACATCCATCGAAAAACGATGCACGGAGTATGGCCTGCGCATGACCGGCCAGCGGCGCGTCATCGCCCAGGTCTTATCGGCAGCAACCGATCATCCCGACGTCGAGGAAGTGCACCGGCGGGTCGTAGCCGTCGACGCACGCATTTCGCTTTCGACGGTCTACCGCACGCTGAAGCTTTTCTCGGAAAAGGGCATCTTGGAGCGCCACGACTTCGGTCATGGCCGCGGCCGCTACGAACCGGCGCCCAGAGAGCACCACGACCATCTGGTCGATATCGAAACCGGCCGCGTGATCGAATTTTCCAACTCGGCGATAGAGGCGCTACAGGAGCGCGTCGCGCGTGAGTTGGGCTTCGAGCTTGTCGGCCATCGCCTGGAGCTCTACGGCGTGCCGCTCGGAAAAAAGAAGTCGTCCGCCCGCAGAGGCTAG
- the rimI gene encoding ribosomal protein S18-alanine N-acetyltransferase yields the protein MTNVTPFRNVKHASMLWASPDRAEEIAALHAKLFDPAWNTDAIKGLLEHPAATSLIAVAGGQKKSVIAFVIGQLAADEAEILSIGVSPDWQRVGLATGLLEGLSRAARRGGAKRIFLEVAEDNEGGIALYRKLGFTEAGRRKRYYERPGSTAVDALTLVLDLDAAKA from the coding sequence ATGACGAACGTCACGCCGTTTCGGAACGTGAAACACGCAAGCATGCTTTGGGCGTCGCCGGATCGAGCGGAGGAAATCGCGGCGCTGCACGCTAAACTTTTCGATCCGGCCTGGAACACTGATGCAATCAAGGGCCTGCTCGAACACCCCGCCGCCACCTCGTTGATCGCCGTCGCCGGCGGTCAGAAAAAATCCGTCATTGCCTTTGTCATCGGCCAGCTCGCCGCCGATGAAGCCGAAATCCTTTCCATTGGCGTTTCGCCCGATTGGCAGCGGGTCGGCCTCGCCACCGGTCTGCTGGAGGGCTTGAGCCGTGCCGCCCGCCGCGGCGGCGCCAAACGCATCTTCCTTGAAGTTGCAGAGGACAACGAAGGCGGCATCGCGCTTTATCGCAAACTCGGCTTTACCGAAGCCGGACGCCGCAAGCGTTATTACGAACGCCCCGGCAGCACAGCCGTCGATGCATTGACGCTCGTTCTCGATCTCGACGCCGCCAAAGCCTAG
- the tsaB gene encoding tRNA (adenosine(37)-N6)-threonylcarbamoyltransferase complex dimerization subunit type 1 TsaB: MNILSLDTCFDACSVAAGRGLRSLTPGISFAFEGMQRGHSERLMPMIEMVMAEAGLKFKLLDRIAVTFGPGTFTGTRICVSAARALALATGAQFVAISSLKLMAMSPRISAAPTRRVAIATDARRDEVYIEVFDRHSLQSVAAPQCLAITDAVKALGTAPIVVAGSGAEALAAAARREGIEATAILPDLLPDALDLLFPACEMPVTDSLRPLYLRPPDAKPPAPSPFLGAGA; this comes from the coding sequence ATGAATATTCTTTCGCTCGATACCTGTTTTGATGCCTGCTCCGTCGCGGCGGGCCGGGGGCTTCGTTCGCTCACCCCCGGCATTTCGTTCGCATTCGAGGGTATGCAGCGCGGCCATTCCGAGCGATTGATGCCCATGATCGAAATGGTCATGGCCGAAGCAGGCCTGAAATTCAAATTGCTCGACCGCATTGCGGTCACGTTTGGACCGGGCACATTTACAGGCACGCGCATTTGCGTTTCTGCAGCGCGCGCGCTTGCTCTCGCGACGGGCGCTCAATTCGTCGCGATTTCGAGCCTCAAGCTTATGGCGATGAGTCCGAGAATATCTGCAGCACCGACACGCCGTGTTGCTATCGCGACCGACGCCCGGCGTGACGAAGTTTATATTGAGGTTTTCGATCGCCATTCGCTGCAAAGCGTTGCCGCTCCGCAATGCCTTGCAATCACCGATGCGGTAAAAGCCTTAGGGACAGCGCCCATCGTCGTCGCCGGTTCCGGTGCTGAAGCGCTTGCCGCAGCCGCCCGCCGCGAAGGCATCGAGGCGACAGCGATCCTGCCGGACCTGCTGCCCGATGCCCTCGATCTTCTGTTTCCGGCCTGCGAGATGCCGGTAACGGACAGCCTCCGCCCGCTTTATCTCCGCCCGCCCGATGCCAAGCCGCCTGCCCCAAGCCCGTTCCTCGGAGCCGGTGCATGA
- a CDS encoding malonic semialdehyde reductase has translation MTTPLDHAAFDQLFDKARTNNKWQPRDVPDDLLKQIVEHMKWGPTSVNCSPARIVFVKSPEAKERLKPHLSPGNVDKTMAAPATAIIAYDLKFYEYLPRLYPPADAKSWFVGKKEHADTTAFRNGSLQGGYFILAARALGLDCGPMSGFNNAAVDAEFFAGTDIKSNFLCNLGYGDPEGIYPRSPRFSFDEMASIV, from the coding sequence ATGACCACACCACTCGATCATGCCGCATTCGATCAATTGTTTGATAAAGCCCGCACAAACAATAAATGGCAGCCGCGCGACGTGCCTGATGATCTATTGAAGCAGATTGTCGAGCATATGAAATGGGGTCCGACGAGCGTCAACTGTTCGCCCGCTCGAATTGTTTTCGTGAAATCGCCGGAAGCGAAAGAGCGTCTAAAACCGCACCTCAGCCCCGGAAATGTCGATAAAACAATGGCCGCGCCAGCAACCGCGATTATCGCCTACGACTTGAAATTCTACGAATATCTGCCGCGTCTCTATCCGCCGGCCGATGCCAAAAGCTGGTTTGTCGGCAAAAAAGAGCACGCCGATACGACGGCATTTCGAAATGGCAGCCTGCAAGGCGGCTATTTTATTCTGGCAGCCCGCGCGCTTGGCTTGGATTGCGGGCCAATGTCGGGCTTTAACAATGCCGCCGTCGACGCCGAATTCTTCGCTGGAACCGACATAAAGTCGAATTTCCTATGTAATCTTGGATATGGCGACCCGGAGGGTATTTATCCACGTTCGCCACGATTTAGCTTCGACGAAATGGCATCAATCGTATAA
- a CDS encoding NifU family protein: MFIQTEATPNPATLKFIPGRDVLADGTADFRSKGDAVASPLAARLFAIDGVNGVFLGSDFISVTKGNIEWQHLKPMVLGAIMEHYMSGATATDEEDANDSSAENYDPQDESIVATIKELLETRVRPAVAQDGGDITFSGFRDGVVYLHMRGACSGCPSSTATLRHGIENLLKHFLPEVQAVEPV; the protein is encoded by the coding sequence ATGTTTATTCAGACCGAAGCGACGCCAAACCCGGCAACGCTGAAGTTCATCCCCGGCCGTGACGTCCTCGCTGACGGCACCGCCGATTTCCGCTCGAAAGGCGACGCTGTAGCCTCGCCGCTTGCAGCCCGGCTTTTCGCGATCGACGGCGTCAACGGCGTGTTCCTTGGCTCAGACTTCATCTCGGTGACCAAAGGCAACATCGAGTGGCAGCACCTGAAGCCGATGGTCCTCGGCGCGATCATGGAGCACTACATGTCCGGCGCCACGGCTACGGACGAGGAAGACGCCAACGACAGCAGCGCCGAAAACTACGATCCGCAAGACGAATCGATCGTCGCCACGATCAAGGAGCTGCTCGAAACCCGTGTGCGCCCCGCTGTCGCACAGGACGGCGGCGACATCACCTTCTCAGGCTTCCGCGACGGTGTCGTCTACCTGCACATGCGCGGCGCCTGCTCGGGCTGTCCAAGCTCGACCGCGACCCTGCGGCACGGCATCGAAAATCTCCTGAAGCATTTCTTGCCGGAAGTGCAGGCTGTAGAACCGGTCTAA
- a CDS encoding universal stress protein gives MKPRRSFEEGHRRKFLIVVDESQEVESALYYAASRVQRSSGMIIMLYVIEPSELQNWAGVRQMQIDEETTKAKALFRLFRRKLAHAGFEAVETEDVIREGRTAEEVNKLIAEDEDIAILVLGASIDAKGPGPLVASLAAGRAGGGFAVPVTVVPGQLSLAEIKALA, from the coding sequence ATGAAACCGCGTCGCTCATTCGAAGAAGGCCATCGCCGCAAGTTCCTGATCGTCGTCGACGAGAGCCAGGAAGTCGAAAGCGCGCTCTATTACGCCGCGAGCCGCGTCCAACGCTCTTCGGGCATGATCATCATGCTCTACGTCATTGAGCCGAGCGAACTGCAGAACTGGGCGGGCGTCCGTCAGATGCAGATCGACGAAGAGACGACGAAAGCCAAGGCCCTGTTCCGCCTCTTCCGCCGTAAGCTTGCCCACGCCGGTTTCGAGGCTGTCGAAACCGAAGACGTAATCCGCGAAGGCCGCACCGCCGAAGAGGTCAACAAGCTCATCGCCGAAGACGAAGACATCGCGATTCTGGTGCTTGGCGCGTCCATCGACGCCAAAGGCCCCGGACCCCTTGTCGCATCCCTGGCGGCAGGCCGTGCGGGCGGCGGATTTGCGGTTCCCGTAACGGTCGTTCCGGGCCAACTTTCACTCGCGGAAATCAAGGCATTGGCCTAA
- the trpS gene encoding tryptophan--tRNA ligase — translation MKITPRVFSGMQPTGSLHLGNYLGAMVNWIKMQDTHECIYCVVDLHAITVAQDPAELRTAIRQVTAAYIAAGLDPKKSILFNQSQVSAHAELAWIFNCVARLGWLNRMTQFKEKAGKDREQASVGLYAYPNLMAADILAYRATHVPVGEDQKQHLELARDIAQKFNNDYSASIIENGFADGIFFPQPEPVITGSSTRVMSLRDGTKKMSKSDPSDLSRINITDDADTIAKKVQKAKTDPEPLPSDETGFAGRPEAENLIGIYATLVDKPVDAVLAEFGGQQFSSFKKVLADALVARIEPIAIEIKRLSADPAEIDRVLGDGSARAREIASPIMDKVKDIVGFIRS, via the coding sequence ATGAAAATCACGCCGCGCGTCTTCTCGGGCATGCAGCCGACAGGCAGCCTGCATCTCGGCAACTATCTCGGCGCGATGGTCAACTGGATCAAAATGCAGGACACCCACGAGTGCATCTATTGCGTCGTCGATCTGCATGCGATCACGGTAGCGCAGGACCCCGCTGAGCTGAGAACGGCAATCCGTCAGGTCACGGCCGCCTACATCGCCGCCGGTCTCGATCCGAAGAAGAGCATCCTCTTCAACCAATCGCAGGTTTCCGCCCACGCCGAACTCGCCTGGATCTTCAATTGCGTCGCCCGCCTGGGCTGGCTCAACCGCATGACGCAGTTCAAGGAGAAAGCCGGCAAGGATCGCGAGCAGGCATCCGTCGGCCTGTACGCCTATCCTAACCTGATGGCCGCCGACATTCTCGCCTATCGGGCGACGCACGTTCCCGTCGGCGAAGACCAGAAGCAACATTTGGAACTCGCCCGCGACATCGCGCAGAAGTTCAACAACGACTATTCGGCTTCGATCATCGAGAACGGCTTCGCCGACGGCATTTTCTTCCCCCAGCCGGAGCCCGTCATCACCGGGTCCTCGACGCGCGTCATGAGCCTGCGCGACGGCACGAAAAAAATGTCGAAGTCCGACCCATCCGACCTCTCGCGCATCAACATAACGGATGATGCCGATACGATCGCGAAAAAGGTCCAGAAAGCCAAAACCGATCCCGAACCGCTGCCGAGCGACGAGACAGGTTTCGCGGGTCGCCCGGAAGCCGAAAACCTGATCGGCATCTACGCGACGCTTGTCGATAAGCCCGTTGATGCCGTTCTCGCCGAGTTCGGCGGTCAACAGTTCTCGTCGTTCAAGAAGGTCCTGGCGGACGCGCTCGTCGCCCGCATCGAACCCATTGCTATCGAGATCAAGCGGCTGTCAGCCGACCCTGCCGAGATCGACCGCGTCTTGGGTGACGGCTCGGCGCGCGCCCGCGAAATCGCGTCGCCGATCATGGACAAGGTCAAGGATATCGTCGGCTTCATCCGCAGCTGA
- the murJ gene encoding murein biosynthesis integral membrane protein MurJ, with amino-acid sequence MNLYKSFATVGGLTLLSRVFGFMRDILIAATLGSGWVADAFVVAFRFPNLFRRLFGEGAFNSAFVPIFAKKLEGDGPEAARCFAEDAMAGLLFVLLIVTIVAEIAMPFLMYGLAPGFDARPEKFDLSVLLTRITMPYLLCMSLVALMSGALNSVGRFVESASVSIVLNGVMMVATLISMWMGYKAEPEAGIIQAWAVFVAGFLQLAVLIWGMHRAGMRLGIRRPRLTNDVRHLVRLGIPGVISGGVTQLNIAIGTIIASLQPGAVSHLYYADRIYELPLAIVGIAVGIVLLPDVARQLRAGNTAAVMDSQNRSLEFALLLTVPAAFALAAIPTDIVRVLFERGAFGPKDTHVTASVLAMFALGLPAFVMIKVFSPAYYAREDTKTPMRYAVISLTANTIGSIGLFFMFRHLGMLPQLGIAIATAIGGWLNAYLLWATLSRHGDFVADSRIKRNIPLILLASAVMVAALLAISHWLLPHYGHDTGFLVKASILGIEIGAGLIIYALIILATGVMTVGQLGRLVRKQR; translated from the coding sequence ATGAATCTTTATAAATCGTTTGCCACCGTCGGCGGCTTGACGCTGCTAAGCCGAGTCTTCGGCTTCATGCGCGATATCCTGATCGCCGCCACGCTTGGATCGGGCTGGGTCGCGGACGCCTTCGTCGTCGCCTTTCGTTTCCCCAATCTCTTTCGCCGCCTTTTCGGCGAGGGTGCATTCAATTCGGCGTTCGTGCCGATCTTCGCCAAAAAACTCGAAGGCGACGGCCCGGAAGCTGCCCGATGCTTCGCCGAAGACGCGATGGCGGGCCTCCTTTTCGTGTTGCTGATCGTTACCATCGTCGCTGAAATTGCGATGCCGTTTCTGATGTACGGGTTGGCGCCCGGCTTCGATGCCCGGCCAGAGAAATTCGATCTCTCCGTGCTGCTGACCCGCATCACGATGCCGTACCTACTCTGCATGTCGCTCGTCGCGCTGATGTCGGGCGCATTGAACTCGGTCGGCCGCTTCGTCGAAAGCGCATCCGTCTCGATCGTGCTCAACGGCGTGATGATGGTCGCGACGCTGATCTCGATGTGGATGGGCTACAAGGCCGAACCGGAAGCCGGCATCATCCAGGCTTGGGCCGTCTTCGTCGCCGGTTTCCTGCAGCTCGCCGTACTGATATGGGGCATGCACCGGGCTGGGATGCGTCTCGGCATCCGCCGGCCGCGACTGACGAACGACGTTCGCCACCTTGTCCGGCTCGGCATTCCGGGCGTCATTTCCGGTGGCGTAACCCAGCTCAACATCGCCATCGGAACGATCATCGCATCGCTTCAGCCGGGCGCCGTGTCCCACCTCTATTACGCCGATCGCATCTATGAATTGCCGCTCGCGATTGTCGGCATTGCGGTCGGCATCGTGCTGCTGCCCGACGTCGCGCGCCAGCTCAGAGCCGGCAACACGGCGGCCGTAATGGATAGCCAAAACCGCTCGCTCGAATTCGCACTGCTGCTGACGGTCCCCGCAGCCTTTGCGCTCGCCGCAATCCCGACCGACATCGTCCGCGTGCTGTTCGAGCGCGGCGCTTTCGGCCCGAAAGATACCCACGTCACCGCGTCTGTGCTGGCGATGTTTGCGCTCGGCCTGCCCGCATTCGTGATGATCAAAGTTTTTTCGCCGGCCTATTACGCCCGCGAAGACACCAAGACGCCGATGCGCTACGCCGTGATCAGCCTGACGGCAAATACCATCGGCTCGATCGGACTGTTTTTCATGTTCCGTCATCTCGGCATGCTGCCGCAGCTCGGCATCGCCATCGCGACGGCAATCGGCGGCTGGCTCAATGCCTATCTGCTGTGGGCCACACTGAGCCGCCACGGCGATTTCGTCGCCGACAGCCGCATCAAGCGCAACATCCCTCTGATCCTGTTGGCCAGCGCGGTCATGGTCGCGGCCCTCCTCGCCATCAGCCACTGGCTGTTGCCCCATTACGGGCATGACACGGGGTTTTTGGTAAAAGCCTCTATTCTCGGGATCGAGATCGGCGCCGGCCTGATCATTTACGCCCTAATCATCTTGGCAACCGGCGTCATGACGGTCGGGCAGCTCGGCCGTCTGGTGCGCAAGCAACGTTAG
- a CDS encoding [protein-PII] uridylyltransferase, whose protein sequence is MTDDTVNVLIPPPYFDRLAARRELTGYFNASNASHAEARPKVLESLKGLVKNARESARTALEADGNGRRCAAGLSLFQDELLRLIYDYTVTHVYRATNPSDAERMAIVATGGYGRGLLAPGSDIDLLFLLPYKQTPWGESVVEYMLLMLWDLGFKVGHATRTVDQCLKLGQADITIRTALLDSRLILGDTQLFAEFEDRFRAEVVKGTARQFIDAKMAERDERTRRAGESRYKVEPNIKDGKGGLRDLHTLQWLSKYIFNQEVGAAAVEAGIFTPEEVQTFRRCEDFLWRVRCFLHFLTGRAEEVLSFEVQPAMAKNLGYTSREGLRAVERFMKHYFLIAKDVGDLTTILCGALEMQQLKTSPGYKRLLSPLSWKTRREVREKTDFRIDNDRLNVTDREVFARDPVNLIRFFAQAANTGAYLHPDAIRLLRSSLRLIDDKLRHDPEANAIFLSLLTAKGNPEASLRHMNDAGVLGRFLPEFGRIVAMMQFNMYHHYTVDEHLLRTLGNIVAIERGELASELPLCTAIFSSIQNRRALLVAAFIHDIGKGRKESHSIVGARIARKLCPRLGLTAAETDLVAWLLEEHLTMSNFAHSRDISDPDTIRAFADIVQSPERLKLLLLLTCADIRAVGPGVWNGWKGQLLRTLYHETEPLVAGGHTQIPRDERIDKAQAALRQALVDWPADVVDDFIDRHYPNYWLRTDLSTQIAHANVLRDAMQSRGKFATNIKTDAFTAITELTVFAPNHPRLLSLFAGACAAAGANIAGAHITTTRDGYALDTFLLNREFQDDEDELRRSRRIINTIESLLNGKERLSTLLKKKRIGTRGVEAFTVEPEVVINNALSDRLTVLEVSGRDRPGLLYELTSALSDLSLDISSAHVTTFGEKAVDVFYVTDLLGKQVINETRQATLRSRLRSILDPARPKSATEPARV, encoded by the coding sequence TTGACCGACGATACCGTGAACGTCCTCATCCCGCCGCCCTATTTTGACCGGCTCGCCGCCCGCCGCGAGTTAACGGGGTATTTCAATGCCAGCAATGCCTCCCACGCGGAAGCGCGCCCCAAGGTGCTGGAAAGCCTGAAAGGGCTCGTCAAGAATGCGCGCGAATCTGCCCGTACCGCGCTCGAAGCCGACGGCAACGGTCGCCGCTGCGCCGCGGGCCTGAGCTTGTTTCAAGACGAGTTGCTGCGCCTCATCTACGATTACACGGTGACGCACGTTTATCGCGCCACCAATCCCTCCGATGCCGAACGCATGGCGATCGTGGCGACAGGCGGCTACGGCCGCGGACTGCTGGCGCCGGGCTCCGACATCGACCTGCTGTTTCTGCTTCCCTACAAGCAGACGCCGTGGGGCGAGAGTGTCGTCGAATACATGCTCCTGATGCTCTGGGATCTGGGCTTCAAGGTGGGGCACGCGACGCGTACGGTCGATCAATGCTTGAAGCTCGGCCAGGCCGACATCACCATCCGCACCGCGCTGCTCGATTCCCGATTGATCCTCGGCGACACGCAGCTCTTTGCCGAATTCGAGGATCGCTTCCGCGCCGAAGTCGTCAAAGGCACCGCGCGCCAGTTCATCGACGCCAAGATGGCCGAGCGCGACGAACGCACGCGCCGGGCGGGCGAAAGCCGCTACAAGGTCGAGCCCAACATCAAGGACGGCAAAGGCGGCCTGCGCGATCTCCATACGCTGCAATGGCTGTCGAAATACATCTTCAATCAGGAAGTCGGCGCAGCAGCCGTCGAAGCTGGTATCTTCACGCCGGAAGAAGTTCAGACGTTCCGCCGCTGCGAAGATTTTCTCTGGCGCGTTCGCTGCTTCCTGCATTTCCTCACTGGCCGCGCCGAAGAGGTTTTGTCGTTCGAAGTTCAGCCCGCGATGGCGAAGAACCTCGGCTATACCTCGCGTGAAGGTCTCCGCGCTGTCGAACGCTTCATGAAGCATTACTTCCTGATCGCAAAGGACGTCGGCGATTTGACGACGATTCTGTGCGGTGCGCTGGAAATGCAGCAACTGAAAACATCGCCCGGATATAAGCGCCTGCTGAGTCCGCTAAGCTGGAAAACGCGCCGCGAAGTCCGCGAGAAAACCGATTTTCGCATCGACAACGATCGGCTCAACGTCACCGACCGCGAGGTTTTCGCGCGCGATCCGGTCAATCTCATTCGCTTCTTTGCGCAGGCCGCGAACACCGGCGCGTATCTTCATCCCGACGCCATCCGGCTGCTGCGCAGCTCGCTGCGCCTGATCGACGACAAGCTGCGCCACGATCCCGAGGCCAACGCCATTTTCCTTTCGCTGCTGACGGCGAAAGGCAATCCAGAAGCCTCGCTCCGGCACATGAATGACGCGGGCGTCCTCGGCCGCTTCCTGCCGGAATTCGGCCGCATCGTCGCGATGATGCAGTTCAACATGTATCATCACTACACGGTCGATGAGCATCTGCTGCGCACGCTCGGCAACATCGTTGCTATCGAGCGCGGCGAGCTTGCAAGCGAGTTGCCGCTTTGCACGGCGATCTTCTCGTCGATTCAAAACCGCCGCGCCCTGCTCGTCGCCGCGTTCATCCACGATATCGGCAAAGGCCGGAAGGAAAGCCACTCGATCGTCGGCGCCCGCATCGCGCGCAAGCTATGCCCGCGTCTCGGACTGACGGCAGCCGAAACCGATCTCGTCGCCTGGCTGCTCGAAGAGCATCTGACGATGAGCAACTTTGCGCACTCACGCGACATTTCCGATCCCGACACCATCCGCGCGTTCGCCGACATCGTACAAAGCCCGGAACGCTTGAAGCTTCTTCTGCTGCTGACCTGCGCCGACATTCGCGCCGTCGGTCCCGGCGTCTGGAATGGCTGGAAAGGCCAGCTTTTACGCACACTTTATCATGAAACCGAACCGCTCGTGGCGGGCGGCCACACCCAGATTCCGCGCGACGAACGCATCGACAAAGCGCAGGCGGCACTCCGTCAGGCGCTCGTCGATTGGCCAGCAGACGTCGTCGACGACTTTATCGATCGGCATTATCCGAACTATTGGCTTCGCACCGATCTTTCGACGCAGATCGCGCATGCGAATGTCCTGCGCGATGCCATGCAATCGCGCGGCAAGTTCGCTACCAACATCAAGACCGATGCCTTCACTGCCATCACCGAGCTGACGGTCTTCGCGCCAAACCATCCCCGTCTTCTCTCGCTGTTTGCAGGTGCATGCGCCGCGGCGGGCGCCAACATCGCCGGCGCTCACATCACGACCACCCGCGACGGCTACGCGCTCGATACCTTCCTGCTCAATCGCGAATTCCAGGACGACGAGGATGAGCTGCGCCGATCTCGCCGCATCATCAACACCATCGAAAGCCTGCTCAACGGCAAAGAACGGCTATCGACGCTGCTTAAGAAAAAACGCATCGGCACGCGCGGCGTCGAAGCCTTCACGGTGGAACCCGAAGTCGTCATCAACAACGCGTTGTCGGATCGCCTGACCGTGCTCGAAGTGTCCGGGCGCGACCGCCCCGGCCTTCTCTATGAGTTGACGTCGGCACTGTCGGACCTTTCGCTCGACATTTCCTCTGCGCACGTGACGACGTTCGGCGAAAAAGCTGTCGACGTCTTCTACGTCACTGACCTCCTCGGCAAGCAGGTCATCAACGAGACCAGGCAGGCCACGTTGCGGTCGCGCCTCAGATCAATCCTCGATCCCGCCCGCCCGAAAAGCGCGACCGAGCCCGCCAGAGTTTGA